In Deltaproteobacteria bacterium, the DNA window GCACGAGCGCTCAGGCCGAGCTTGTCAATGGCCGTCTCCAGAAGTTGCCGGCTTCCCTCATCGATGGTACAGAATTTCTTGATATGGCGGTTGGTCATCTGGCCGTTGCAATAGATCCTGTGGCCCTTGAAGCGCTCCAGTTGGATTCTCCGGGCCCTGTTGACCCGCTCCCTGATCACCTTGGAACTCTCTCCTGACCCCTGGTCGGCCATGTCTCTGTACCTCACGGCAGGCACCTCGATCTGAATGTCTATGCGGTCGAGCAGGGGGCCTGAGACCTTTGCGCGGTACCGTTGGATCTGAAGGGCGGTGCACACGCATTCGTTGTTCGGGTCCGAATAGTAACCGCAGGGGCATGGATTCATGGCGGCCACCAGCATGAAGCGGGACGGGTAGGTCAGGGAAGTTGCAGCCCTTGAGATGGTGAGCCTGCCGTCTTCCAGGGGTTGGCGCATCATCTCAAGGTTGTTCTTTCGAAACTCCGGCAACTCGTCGAGGAACAGAACCCCGTTGTGGGCCAGACTCACCTCGCCCGGTCTTGGAAAGCTCCCCCCTCCGATCAGACCGGCGTCCGATATTGTATGGTGGGGAGCCCTGAAGGGGCGCTTCACCACCAGAGCACTTCCCGAGGGAAGAAGCCCTGCCACACTGTGGATCTTAGTGGTCTCCAGGCTCTCCTCGAAGTTCATGTCCGGAAGGATGGTCGGCAGCCTCCGGGCCAGCATCGTCTTTCCCGAACCAGGAGGGCCGATCATGATCACGTTGTGCCCGCCTGCGGCCGCCACCTCCAGAGACCGCTTTGCGTGCTGCTGGCCCTTCACCTCGGAGAAATCCACCCCGTAGTCCGAGTCTGATCGAAAAACCCCGTCAAGATCGACCCGGGCACGATCGATCGACTGCTCGCCGTTTAGAAACCCCACGACCTCAGAGAGACTCGTGACGGGAAGAACCTCGATCTCACCGACCACCGCGGCCTCGTTTGCGTTCTCCTTTGGGACGATTACCCCTCTGAGGCCCTTCTCCCTTGATGCTATCGCTACAGGCAGGCCCCCCTTGACCGGTTTCACCTCCCCGTAGAGCGAGAGTTCTCCCAGTGTCACAAAAGACCCCAAACGCCTCTGGTCCACGGCCCCCGTAGCAGCAAGAATCCCCAGGGCAATGGGCAGATCAAAGGCAGCTCCTTCTTTCCTGATCGCCGCAGGCGCGAGATTGACCGTGATCCTGTCCGAGGGAAACTCGTAACCCGAGTTCTTGATAGCCGCCTTGACCCGGTCCTTGCTCTCCCGGACCGCCCCATCAGGAAGCCCCACCGTGGAGAAAGAGGGGAGCCCATGGGCGATGTCCACCTCAACCTCGACCAGATAGGCATCGATACCGTATACGGCACTGCTCAAGACCTTTGCCAGCATAGCCGACCTCTGGGTGCTTCAGAGACACCCCTTCCCACCGGGAGCCGAAACCGGGATCAAAACCGACCAGCCTATCCTAG includes these proteins:
- a CDS encoding YifB family Mg chelatase-like AAA ATPase, which codes for MLAKVLSSAVYGIDAYLVEVEVDIAHGLPSFSTVGLPDGAVRESKDRVKAAIKNSGYEFPSDRITVNLAPAAIRKEGAAFDLPIALGILAATGAVDQRRLGSFVTLGELSLYGEVKPVKGGLPVAIASREKGLRGVIVPKENANEAAVVGEIEVLPVTSLSEVVGFLNGEQSIDRARVDLDGVFRSDSDYGVDFSEVKGQQHAKRSLEVAAAGGHNVIMIGPPGSGKTMLARRLPTILPDMNFEESLETTKIHSVAGLLPSGSALVVKRPFRAPHHTISDAGLIGGGSFPRPGEVSLAHNGVLFLDELPEFRKNNLEMMRQPLEDGRLTISRAATSLTYPSRFMLVAAMNPCPCGYYSDPNNECVCTALQIQRYRAKVSGPLLDRIDIQIEVPAVRYRDMADQGSGESSKVIRERVNRARRIQLERFKGHRIYCNGQMTNRHIKKFCTIDEGSRQLLETAIDKLGLSARAYIRILKVARTIADLEGRESISRAHISEAIQYRSLDRSLLY